A window of the Stigmatella aurantiaca genome harbors these coding sequences:
- a CDS encoding xanthine dehydrogenase family protein molybdopterin-binding subunit → MSKQPQRITRRSFLAALNLSVGGLALGLFPNEALGAEPSGKLGAKPKTGSEAQEKSAPGLNPNAFVHVAPDGQVTIVCHRSEMGQGIRSSLPVLIADELGADMARVKIVQADGDKIYGDQNTDGSNSVRGLYTDMRRVGATARVMLIATAAKRWKVSPDACEARDHAVFHRGSNRTLGFGELALEAGKQRVPKSEQVPLRPRNELRRVGKHLPLLDGPAYVNGTAVFGADLRLPGMLTAMVARPPVVGGRVAKYDAARALEVPGVKRVLELPEPKKPYHFQSWGGVAVLAENTWAAMKGRGALDITWEHGENVTYDSTKYREELLASVRAPGTVVRNVGDAEGALTGAARVLEAEYHVPHLCHAPMEPPVVVARVENGTCEVWAPTQHPQAARTEAARALGLPEEKVTVHVTFLGGGFGRKSKADFISEAVLLAREAGVPVRVQWTREDDLRHDYYHAVSTQRLSAGLDAQGKVIAWRHRTAFPPIGSIFGPVNRPAEGDLQQGVLDLALAVPNLRAEACEANPHVRIGWMRSVYNIFHAFSVNSFIDEIAHARGEDTRDVLLELYGPPRIINTVEALGVKSLRNYGRSLEEHPIDVGRMRHVIERVTELSRWKERKQDGRALGLAAHRSFLSYVAVVVSLVRGPGGKPAVDEAWIVVDAGTVINPDRARAQMEGSIIFGMSVAMYGAITMKDGAVEQSNFHDYRLVRIGEAPRKIHVEIVPSEGLPGGIGEPGVPPVAPAIANALFALTGTRVRELPLSRIPPVS, encoded by the coding sequence ATGAGCAAGCAGCCGCAGCGAATCACCCGCCGGTCCTTCCTGGCGGCGCTGAACCTGTCCGTGGGCGGCCTGGCCCTAGGCCTGTTTCCCAACGAGGCCCTCGGGGCCGAGCCCTCGGGCAAGCTGGGCGCCAAGCCCAAGACGGGCTCCGAGGCCCAGGAGAAGTCCGCCCCGGGCCTGAACCCGAACGCCTTCGTGCACGTGGCCCCCGACGGCCAGGTCACCATCGTCTGCCACCGCTCCGAGATGGGCCAGGGCATCCGCAGCTCGCTGCCCGTGCTCATCGCCGACGAGCTGGGGGCCGACATGGCCCGGGTGAAGATCGTCCAGGCCGATGGCGACAAGATTTACGGCGACCAGAACACCGACGGCTCCAACAGCGTGCGCGGCCTCTACACGGACATGCGCCGCGTGGGGGCCACCGCGCGGGTGATGCTCATCGCCACCGCGGCCAAGCGCTGGAAGGTGTCCCCGGACGCGTGCGAGGCGAGGGACCACGCGGTGTTCCACCGGGGCAGCAATCGCACCCTGGGCTTCGGCGAGCTGGCGCTCGAGGCGGGCAAGCAGCGCGTGCCCAAGTCCGAGCAGGTGCCGCTGCGGCCGAGGAACGAGCTGCGCCGGGTGGGCAAGCACCTGCCGCTCCTCGATGGGCCCGCCTATGTCAACGGCACGGCGGTGTTCGGCGCCGACCTGCGGCTGCCCGGCATGCTCACCGCGATGGTGGCCCGTCCGCCCGTGGTGGGCGGCCGCGTGGCGAAGTACGACGCCGCGCGCGCGCTCGAGGTGCCCGGGGTGAAGCGCGTCCTCGAGCTGCCCGAGCCCAAGAAGCCCTACCATTTCCAGTCCTGGGGCGGGGTGGCCGTGCTGGCGGAGAACACCTGGGCGGCGATGAAGGGCCGCGGCGCGCTCGACATCACCTGGGAGCACGGGGAGAACGTCACGTACGACTCCACGAAGTACCGCGAGGAGCTGCTCGCGTCCGTGCGGGCCCCCGGCACCGTGGTGCGCAACGTGGGCGATGCCGAGGGTGCGCTCACCGGGGCCGCGCGCGTGCTGGAGGCCGAGTACCACGTGCCCCACCTGTGCCACGCGCCGATGGAGCCGCCCGTCGTGGTGGCGCGCGTCGAGAACGGCACCTGCGAGGTGTGGGCACCCACGCAGCACCCGCAGGCGGCGCGCACGGAAGCAGCGCGCGCGCTGGGGCTGCCCGAGGAGAAGGTCACCGTCCACGTGACGTTCCTGGGCGGCGGCTTCGGGCGCAAGTCCAAGGCGGACTTCATCTCCGAGGCGGTGCTGCTGGCCCGGGAGGCCGGGGTGCCCGTGCGCGTGCAGTGGACGCGCGAGGACGACCTCCGCCACGACTACTACCATGCCGTCAGCACCCAGCGGCTGAGCGCGGGGCTGGACGCGCAGGGCAAGGTCATCGCCTGGCGGCACCGCACGGCGTTCCCGCCCATTGGCTCCATCTTCGGGCCCGTCAACCGCCCGGCCGAGGGAGACCTCCAGCAGGGCGTGCTGGACCTGGCGCTGGCGGTGCCCAACCTGCGCGCGGAGGCGTGCGAGGCCAACCCCCACGTGCGCATCGGCTGGATGCGGTCCGTGTACAACATCTTCCACGCGTTCTCGGTCAACTCGTTCATCGACGAGATCGCCCACGCCCGGGGCGAGGACACCCGGGACGTGCTGCTGGAGCTGTACGGCCCGCCGCGCATCATCAACACCGTGGAGGCGCTGGGCGTCAAGAGCCTGCGCAACTACGGCCGGTCCCTGGAGGAGCACCCCATCGACGTGGGCCGCATGCGCCACGTCATCGAGCGCGTCACGGAGCTGTCCCGGTGGAAGGAGCGCAAGCAGGACGGCCGGGCGCTGGGGCTCGCCGCGCACCGCAGCTTCCTCAGCTACGTGGCGGTGGTGGTGTCGCTGGTCCGGGGCCCGGGTGGCAAGCCCGCGGTGGATGAGGCCTGGATCGTCGTCGACGCCGGCACGGTCATCAACCCGGACCGCGCGCGCGCGCAGATGGAGGGCTCCATCATCTTCGGCATGAGCGTGGCGATGTATGGCGCCATCACGATGAAGGATGGGGCCGTGGAGCAGTCCAACTTCCACGACTACCGGCTGGTGCGCATCGGGGAGGCGCCGCGCAAGATTCACGTGGAGATCGTCCCCAGCGAGGGCTTGCCCGGCGGCATTGGCGAGCCTGGGGTGCCACCCGTGGCCCCCGCCATCGCCAACGCCCTCTTCGCGCTCACCGGCACGCGCGTGCGCGAGCTGCCCCTGTCACGCATTCCGCCCGTGAGCTGA
- a CDS encoding (2Fe-2S)-binding protein gives MSIRVRINGVEKELDVDPEMPLLWALRDVLGLTGTKYGCGQALCGACTIHLDGQVVRACVTPARRAEGRSVTTIEGLSQDGSHPLQRAWVDLGVPQCGFCQAGQIMTAAALLAAKPKPTDAEIDQSLAGNLCRCGTYTRIRAAVKKAAGLPEEG, from the coding sequence ATGAGCATTCGAGTCCGTATCAACGGTGTCGAGAAGGAACTGGACGTCGATCCCGAGATGCCCCTGCTCTGGGCCCTGCGCGATGTGCTGGGCCTCACCGGCACGAAGTACGGCTGCGGCCAGGCGCTGTGCGGCGCGTGCACCATCCACCTGGACGGCCAGGTGGTGCGCGCCTGCGTGACGCCCGCGCGCCGCGCGGAGGGCCGCTCGGTCACCACCATCGAAGGGCTCTCCCAGGACGGCAGCCACCCGCTGCAGCGCGCCTGGGTGGACCTGGGCGTCCCCCAGTGTGGCTTCTGCCAGGCGGGGCAGATCATGACCGCGGCGGCGCTGCTCGCCGCGAAGCCCAAGCCCACCGACGCGGAGATCGACCAGTCGCTGGCGGGCAACCTGTGCCGGTGCGGCACGTACACGCGCATCCGCGCGGCCGTGAAGAAGGCCGCGGGCCTGCCCGAGGAAGGGTGA
- a CDS encoding Isoquinoline 1-oxidoreductase subunit — MVRWTSHHLFTAPLRTAVLVLLAAGCGRRQPEAGTRPTDALPPVAPSELRAPEAFGVIADEKERSRALFLEASRVLLHPRCANCHPAGDTPLQGMQGQPHYPPVTRGPEDKGVVGLQCTGCHQDRNLEFSRVPGAPNWHVAPKEMAWVGRSPHAICEQMKDKDRNGGKTLAQLIEHNKHDELVGWGWRPGSGREPAPGTQERFGAIIEAWVNTGAECPSEEARP, encoded by the coding sequence ATGGTTCGTTGGACATCCCATCATCTGTTCACGGCCCCCCTGCGGACGGCCGTCCTGGTGCTGCTGGCGGCCGGGTGTGGCCGGCGCCAACCCGAGGCGGGCACCCGCCCCACCGATGCCCTTCCGCCGGTGGCGCCCAGCGAGCTGCGGGCCCCCGAGGCGTTCGGCGTCATCGCGGACGAGAAGGAGCGCTCCCGGGCGCTCTTCCTGGAGGCGAGCCGCGTGCTGCTCCACCCCCGGTGCGCCAACTGCCACCCCGCCGGGGACACGCCCCTGCAGGGCATGCAGGGCCAGCCGCACTACCCGCCCGTCACGCGGGGCCCGGAGGACAAGGGCGTGGTGGGCCTGCAGTGCACCGGGTGCCACCAGGACCGGAACCTGGAGTTCTCGCGGGTGCCCGGCGCGCCCAACTGGCACGTGGCGCCCAAGGAGATGGCGTGGGTGGGCCGCAGCCCGCACGCCATCTGCGAGCAGATGAAGGACAAGGACCGCAACGGCGGCAAGACGCTCGCGCAACTCATCGAGCACAACAAGCACGACGAGCTCGTGGGCTGGGGCTGGCGCCCGGGCTCGGGGCGCGAGCCCGCCCCGGGCACCCAGGAGCGTTTCGGGGCCATCATCGAGGCGTGGGTCAACACGGGCGCGGAGTGCCCGAGCGAAGAGGCGAGGCCATGA
- a CDS encoding DUF4388 domain-containing protein: MFPAPSHVLRQREGTLADVPFPLLLNALAAEERTCTLELKVRQREKRITFEDGAPVACVSNLLHETLGKFLVEKGKLGEADYQKALSESIQTGQAIGTLLVQKGLLSPFDLYKQLQANLGLSLLDCFRWTDARYRLIADAEPPDTSVRTNTAQLILTGVASVMPSESVATHFKFTEAQRFAQVPGGEGPKLSAKDARLLQALRLRPTFPELVERTGLDMDSAMRRLFALCVIGVADFAEAVDSRPAPAVAVAPVVVEPEPVVPAGPTGTPFSDEDEAVRDGLISAFLAHRSQDPFTLLGVPEDAQPLTLRKAFLTLADRFNPLRFQTVELKEKAEVLLAAYARAFGVLSEPDLAALWRKRRAASREKERASARPTTAEQFRIKTDMLDGRTQFAQGKARLEAQNFPGAFEYFEYACDIEPRPLHLAYRAWARYLMKPEAHGAQVLQELRDVLRQEPGLEEAWYFLGEVSRGEAQWEQAEDAYRKAFKLNPKNRRYADLVQETMKRTKR; the protein is encoded by the coding sequence ATGTTCCCCGCCCCATCCCACGTGCTGCGTCAGCGAGAGGGAACACTGGCCGACGTGCCGTTTCCGCTGCTCTTGAATGCGCTGGCGGCGGAGGAGCGCACGTGCACGCTGGAGCTGAAGGTGCGCCAGCGCGAGAAGCGCATCACGTTCGAGGATGGGGCCCCGGTGGCCTGTGTCTCGAACCTGCTGCACGAGACGCTGGGCAAGTTCCTCGTGGAGAAGGGCAAGCTTGGCGAGGCGGACTACCAGAAGGCGCTCTCCGAGAGCATCCAGACGGGGCAGGCCATCGGGACGTTGCTGGTGCAGAAGGGGCTGCTGAGCCCCTTCGACTTGTACAAGCAGCTCCAGGCGAACCTGGGGCTGAGCCTGCTGGACTGCTTCCGGTGGACGGACGCGCGCTACCGGCTCATCGCCGACGCGGAGCCGCCGGACACCAGCGTGCGGACGAACACCGCGCAGCTCATCCTCACCGGGGTGGCCAGCGTGATGCCCTCCGAGTCCGTGGCCACGCACTTCAAGTTCACGGAGGCGCAGCGCTTCGCCCAGGTGCCCGGCGGCGAGGGGCCCAAGCTGTCGGCGAAGGACGCGCGGCTGCTGCAGGCACTGCGGCTGCGGCCCACGTTCCCGGAGCTGGTGGAGCGCACGGGCCTGGACATGGACTCGGCGATGCGCCGGCTCTTCGCGCTGTGTGTCATCGGCGTGGCGGACTTCGCGGAGGCGGTGGATTCGCGGCCCGCCCCCGCCGTGGCCGTGGCGCCGGTGGTGGTGGAGCCCGAGCCGGTGGTGCCCGCGGGCCCCACGGGCACGCCCTTCTCGGATGAGGACGAGGCGGTGCGCGACGGGCTGATCAGCGCCTTCCTGGCGCACCGCAGCCAGGATCCGTTCACGCTCCTGGGGGTGCCCGAGGACGCGCAGCCGCTGACGCTGCGCAAGGCGTTCCTGACGCTGGCGGACCGCTTCAACCCGCTGCGCTTCCAGACGGTGGAGCTGAAGGAGAAGGCGGAGGTGCTGCTGGCGGCCTACGCCCGGGCCTTCGGCGTGCTGTCGGAGCCGGACCTGGCGGCGCTGTGGCGCAAGCGCCGGGCGGCCTCGCGCGAGAAGGAGCGGGCCTCGGCGCGGCCGACGACGGCGGAGCAGTTCCGCATCAAGACGGACATGCTGGATGGGCGCACGCAGTTCGCCCAGGGCAAGGCGCGGCTGGAGGCGCAGAACTTCCCCGGGGCCTTCGAGTACTTCGAGTATGCGTGTGACATCGAGCCCCGGCCGCTGCACCTGGCCTACCGGGCCTGGGCGCGCTACCTGATGAAGCCGGAGGCCCACGGCGCGCAGGTGCTGCAGGAGCTCCGGGACGTGCTGCGCCAGGAGCCAGGGCTGGAGGAGGCCTGGTACTTCCTGGGCGAGGTGAGCCGGGGCGAGGCCCAGTGGGAGCAGGCGGAGGATGCCTACCGCAAGGCCTTCAAGCTCAACCCGAAGAACCGGCGCTATGCGGACCTCGTGCAGGAGACCATGAAGCGCACGAAGCGCTGA